TCCGCGCGACCCGTACGTCGCCAGCAACACCCGCATCCCGAGACTCCCCATTTCCGCACGTCATCGGCTCAGGTCCGACAGTGTGCGGCACCTGGGGGGCCTTGCCGCAAGGCCCCCCACACGGTATAAGTTAAGAGTGGAGAGGAGCGGGTTTCCTCTCCTTCTTCGTTTTACGGCTTCTTCGTTCTGCGACGGCCGATCCGTTCGACGGTGGCTGACGGTTCCTCAGGTGCCGCGCAGCAGTCGGCGCAGCCACCGCACCCGGGCCTCGCGGGCGTCCTGGCTCACCGCAGCCCCCGGCGCGAGGGTGTCGAACCCGTGGAACGCGCCCGCCCAGACGTGCAGTTCGGCCGAACCGCCGGCCTGCCAGAGCGCGTCGGCGTAGGCGACGGCCTCGTCCCGGAAGGTCTCGGCCGAGCCGACCTCGATGTACGCGGGCGGCAGTCCGGCCAGATCGGTGGCCCGGGCGGCGGCCGCGTACGGGGAGAGCTCGGCGGCACCGTACCGCTCCCCCAGCAGGGCCCGCCAGGCCGTGGCGTTGGAGGTGCGGCCCCAAGTGTCGTGACCGTCCTGCTGGTGGGCGGAGCGGGTGTCGCCGCGGTCGTCCAGCATCGGGCTGAGCAGCAGCTGGCCGATCGGCGCCGGCCCGCCGCGGTCCCGGGTCAGCTGGGCGAGTGCGGCGGTCAGGCCGGCGCCGGCGCTCTTGCCGCCGAGCACGATGCGCGCCGGGTCGACGCCGAGCCGCTCGGCGTGCCGGGCGGCCCAGCACAGTCCGGCGTAGCACTGCTCGACCGGCTCCAGGTAGCGGGCGGCCGGGGCGAGCGGGTACTCCACCGATAGCACTGCGAGCCCCAGCAGCTCCGCCAACTCCCGCAGCACGCGCGGCAGTACCGACCAGGCGTTGCCCATCACCAGCCCGCCGCCGTGCAGGTAGTAGAGCAGTGGCAGCGGCCCCGCCAGCCCGGCCGGCCGCGCGCTGACCATGATCGGGCCGGGGCCGGGGCCGGTGGTAGTGCCGGGGCCGGGGCCAGGGAGTTCCGTGACCTCGAACCGGCCGCCGTCGGCCAGCTCCCGCAGCGTCGGCCTGGGGCGCGCCTCCGCGTCCCGCCGCTGACGCTCCGCCAGGTTCTCCGGCGTCACCGGCTCGGCCTTCCCGACGGCCGCCAGCGCCGCCGCCAGCTCCGGATCGAACGGCACCGCGCCCGTCGCGTCCATCCGCGCTCCCCCGCTCCCTCGGCCGTACGACTGAGTGATCATCAGCTGATGATCCTCCGAATGCTATCGATCCCGAGGGAGAACGACGCCGAACCCCGTCACCGACCGGCCACGCTCCGATGGCAAGGAAAACCGATTTCGTTCCGACGGGGTTCACGGGCTATGGTGGTGTCACCGACGCGGGGTGGAGCAGCTCGGTAGCTCGCTGGGCTCATAACCCAGAGGTCGCAGGTTCAAATCCTGTCCCCGCTACTACTGGAAGCCGGAGTCGACGCAATTGGGCGTCGGCCCCGGCTTCTTGTCGTTGCGGGCCCCTGTCGCCCCGGCCGTTCATCGTGCCGTGGTCGGTGCCGTCGGCGCGCCGCGAGGCCGTCGCCCGTCCGCTCCCCGGCGTCACTCCGGCCAGGCGGAGCCCTTGATCACCTCGACGAAGTCCCCGCGCACGAACCCCGGCACGAAGTGCGCCAGCACGTCGGCCTTCACCGTGCCGAAGGTGCTGTCCGGGCGGTCCCGGACGCCGTCGGTGAAGGCCGCGAGGATCCGGTTCTTGAAGTCGGGGCGCGGGTGGGCCGCCACCACGGCGGCGCGCTGCTCCGGCGTCACCGCGTGGTAGCCGAGGCCGAGCACGTCCAGCTCCACGCCGCGGGTGACCAGGGCGATCTCGGGTGCCATGTGCAGCGGGACCTCGGGGGTGGTGTGCAGGGCGATGCCGGCCCAGACCCGGTCGGCGGGCTCGCCGGTGATGCCGTGGGAGCGCAGGAAGCGGCTGGCCTCGTCGGCGCCGTCGAGCTCGAAGCGCTGGTCGGCGCGGCCGTACCGGGCGGTGAGGCCGAGGTCGTGGAACATGGCGGCCACGTAGAGCAGTTCGGGGTCGAAGTCGAGCCGCTCGGCGCGGCCGCGCAGGGAGCCCCAGAGGAAGACCCGGCGGGAGTGGTCGAACAGCAGCGGTCCGGCCGCCTCCCGGACCAGCTCGGTGGCCTCGCGCGCCAGGGCGCTGTCCGGGATCCGCACACCCGCGATCATCCCGGTCGTCCCGGTCGTCCCGGTCGGCTCGTTCAGCTCGGTCGTCTCGGTCGTCTCGTTCACGGTTCCTCCGTGCCTGTTTCGGTGGTGT
Above is a genomic segment from Kitasatospora viridis containing:
- a CDS encoding alpha/beta hydrolase, with the translated sequence MITQSYGRGSGGARMDATGAVPFDPELAAALAAVGKAEPVTPENLAERQRRDAEARPRPTLRELADGGRFEVTELPGPGPGTTTGPGPGPIMVSARPAGLAGPLPLLYYLHGGGLVMGNAWSVLPRVLRELAELLGLAVLSVEYPLAPAARYLEPVEQCYAGLCWAARHAERLGVDPARIVLGGKSAGAGLTAALAQLTRDRGGPAPIGQLLLSPMLDDRGDTRSAHQQDGHDTWGRTSNATAWRALLGERYGAAELSPYAAAARATDLAGLPPAYIEVGSAETFRDEAVAYADALWQAGGSAELHVWAGAFHGFDTLAPGAAVSQDAREARVRWLRRLLRGT
- a CDS encoding HD domain-containing protein, which gives rise to MIAGVRIPDSALAREATELVREAAGPLLFDHSRRVFLWGSLRGRAERLDFDPELLYVAAMFHDLGLTARYGRADQRFELDGADEASRFLRSHGITGEPADRVWAGIALHTTPEVPLHMAPEIALVTRGVELDVLGLGYHAVTPEQRAAVVAAHPRPDFKNRILAAFTDGVRDRPDSTFGTVKADVLAHFVPGFVRGDFVEVIKGSAWPE